In Terriglobus sp. TAA 43, a single window of DNA contains:
- a CDS encoding AsmA family protein, with protein sequence MENEEVLHDDHHPLWTPTIRRRLTFVLIGALMVVLLIVLPPYISVSRYQRRVASAMSEALGRPVRIDNIQLHLLPLPGLTLSNFVVSETPDFGSEPILRANTVEARLRLASLWRRRIEVSRISLDSPSINLVRDPQTGRWNLQRIVTQASQITSAPTTQAKASEAPRFPYIEATDARLNIKNGDVKLPFSLKEAEFALWLPEPDQWQLRLSGRPSRTDTDASDVGLVKVEATLGRGTDLSSASIDLSATWKPTPMGEATKLVAGKDQGWRGEASASATLKGTLNTARLNADLHLLSLHRADFAPEQTAQINAHCEAATAGLLRSLHDLRCAVPTKEDTSFLAAIDFLRSEPAPLSAHDKPDAAAKPGVFLLRGEIPDTFSFSTASMQASLKDASPNYALAWMRLFSKRIPKNLSLGGSLNLTAWKEDTGPQSSRWGTTVICTCTLPAQQDDAANANRTWNVVLTNVGTGNNSTLIDTALTLTAYQTASTVQGTPEPVVPRVAESQSIIGTLDRNNYKLTFASADVAHVAARYFPPLGDDMPAQIAAGSQLQTMRNWTGTPVWTVTAPAPVAKTKPRHRR encoded by the coding sequence ATGGAGAACGAAGAAGTCCTGCACGACGATCATCACCCACTGTGGACACCCACCATCCGCCGCCGCCTGACCTTTGTGCTGATTGGGGCTCTAATGGTGGTGCTGCTGATCGTTCTGCCACCGTACATCAGTGTCAGCCGGTATCAGCGTCGCGTGGCCTCAGCCATGTCCGAGGCACTGGGACGCCCCGTGCGCATCGACAACATTCAGCTTCATCTGCTGCCATTACCAGGGCTGACGCTTTCGAATTTTGTAGTGAGCGAGACCCCGGATTTTGGTTCGGAGCCGATTCTTCGCGCCAATACTGTTGAGGCACGGCTGCGGCTGGCGTCGTTGTGGCGCCGACGGATTGAGGTGTCGCGCATTTCGTTGGATTCGCCCTCCATCAACCTGGTACGGGACCCGCAGACGGGCCGATGGAACCTGCAGCGCATCGTTACGCAGGCATCGCAGATCACCTCTGCGCCCACAACTCAGGCAAAGGCCAGTGAAGCTCCTCGCTTTCCTTACATTGAAGCGACCGACGCCCGCCTGAACATTAAGAACGGCGATGTGAAGCTCCCGTTCTCGCTGAAGGAAGCCGAATTTGCACTGTGGCTGCCGGAGCCGGATCAGTGGCAGCTTCGGCTTTCGGGTCGACCTTCGCGCACGGACACCGACGCATCGGACGTAGGCCTGGTAAAGGTTGAAGCCACCCTGGGACGCGGTACGGACCTTTCATCGGCGAGCATTGATCTCAGTGCGACGTGGAAGCCCACTCCCATGGGCGAGGCCACCAAGCTGGTCGCAGGAAAGGATCAGGGATGGCGCGGCGAAGCCTCTGCTTCCGCCACGTTGAAGGGCACGTTGAACACGGCGCGCCTGAATGCCGATCTTCATCTGCTTTCGCTGCACCGTGCGGACTTTGCACCGGAGCAGACCGCACAGATCAATGCGCACTGCGAAGCCGCCACCGCGGGTCTGCTGCGCAGCCTGCATGATCTCCGTTGCGCTGTGCCCACCAAGGAAGACACGTCGTTCCTTGCGGCCATTGACTTCCTTCGCAGCGAGCCCGCGCCGCTCAGTGCGCATGACAAGCCAGATGCGGCAGCCAAACCGGGTGTGTTTCTGCTGCGCGGCGAGATTCCGGATACGTTCTCTTTCAGCACGGCCTCCATGCAGGCATCGCTGAAGGATGCTTCACCCAACTACGCTCTCGCATGGATGCGTCTCTTTTCGAAGCGGATTCCAAAGAACCTCAGCCTGGGCGGATCGCTCAATCTGACGGCTTGGAAGGAAGACACCGGTCCCCAGAGTAGCCGGTGGGGTACCACCGTGATCTGCACCTGCACACTTCCCGCGCAGCAAGACGATGCCGCCAATGCAAACCGTACGTGGAATGTCGTCCTGACGAACGTGGGAACGGGCAACAACAGCACGTTGATCGATACAGCGCTGACGCTTACCGCATATCAGACGGCATCGACCGTACAGGGAACGCCCGAACCCGTGGTGCCGCGCGTGGCTGAGTCGCAAAGCATCATTGGCACACTGGATCGCAATAATTACAAGCTGACTTTTGCATCGGCGGATGTGGCGCACGTCGCGGCTCGATACTTTCCACCGTTGGGCGACGATATGCCCGCGCAAATCGCCGCAGGAAGTCAGCTTCAGACCATGCGCAATTGGACCGGAACTCCTGTCTGGACAGTAACGGCTCCCGCACCTGTCGCGAAAACAAAGCCTCGCCACCGCCGCTAA
- the lepB gene encoding signal peptidase I translates to MAETAVAHEEEKQETLPESLAGLAYVLVIGLFIMTFLFQNFAIPSGSMEKTLLIGDHVLVDRVTLAPPTKWMPLEWHRQVQRGDVIVFVKPHPENPDLILVKRAMGLPGDRIHLEHGIVYRNGQRLDEPQISVPDNSGIPSHNYDTARDDFPRDINGIASAAAMNNAEHWAVDIRNHVQNGELVVPEGVVFAMGDNRLESLDSRYWGFVPQENLIGRPMFVYWSFITPDDQAIKAQYPSTAGWFLHVITHFFSDTRWSRTLHRIQ, encoded by the coding sequence ATGGCTGAAACCGCAGTCGCCCACGAAGAAGAGAAGCAAGAAACTCTGCCCGAATCACTTGCCGGACTAGCCTACGTGCTGGTTATCGGTCTCTTCATCATGACGTTTCTCTTCCAGAACTTTGCGATCCCGTCCGGATCCATGGAAAAGACGCTTCTGATTGGCGATCACGTCCTGGTGGACCGTGTGACCCTGGCTCCGCCCACAAAGTGGATGCCGCTGGAGTGGCATCGGCAGGTGCAGCGTGGCGACGTGATTGTTTTTGTAAAGCCGCACCCAGAGAACCCGGATCTGATCCTGGTGAAGCGTGCCATGGGCCTGCCGGGCGACCGTATTCATCTGGAGCACGGCATTGTGTATCGCAATGGTCAGCGCCTGGATGAGCCGCAGATCTCTGTTCCTGATAACTCCGGCATCCCCAGCCACAATTACGACACCGCACGTGATGATTTCCCACGCGATATCAACGGTATTGCCTCTGCTGCTGCGATGAATAACGCCGAACACTGGGCCGTAGATATCCGGAACCACGTGCAGAATGGCGAACTGGTTGTGCCGGAAGGCGTCGTCTTTGCCATGGGTGACAACCGTCTTGAGAGCCTCGACAGTCGCTACTGGGGATTTGTGCCGCAGGAGAATCTGATTGGCCGTCCCATGTTCGTCTACTGGTCATTCATCACGCCGGACGACCAGGCAATTAAGGCGCAGTACCCCAGCACCGCCGGATGGTTCCTCCACGTCATTACGCATTTCTTCAGCGATACGCGCTGGAGCCGTACCTTGCATCGGATTCAGTAG
- a CDS encoding helicase HerA-like domain-containing protein translates to MPEPLLIAKIDAQELTLLPGMANRHGLVAGATGTGKTVTLEVMAQAFSSIGVPVFAADVKGDLSGIAMPGASSPKFDARVQKLGLGTWAFAGCPVTFWDVFGEEGHPLRTTVSEIGPLLFARILNLNDTQTAVLTLVFKIADDQGLLLLDLKDLKAMLNAVGENAKTYQTEYGNISAASIGAIQRGLVSLEQQGGDKFLGEPALNIDDLLQTVDGKGVVNILAADKLMQSPQLYATFLLWLLSELYEHLPEVGDMDKPKLVFFFDEAHLLFNDLPAQLSQKIEQVVRLIRSKGVGIYFVTQNPADIPPVVLSQLGNRVQHALRAFTPQEQKAVKTAAQTFRVNPALNTEEAISQLGVGEALVSFLDEQGTPTIVERAWVIPPHAHIGPVTPDERKSLMQTSVVAGVYEQAVDRESAYERLTQRANTSSSANNAPAAGTPSPMPRDMPVPQDVPQQQSGGWLSSVTEVLTQRGPTGPRGGRGADSIIETAAKSAARAMASQAGRQIVRGVLGSIMGSMMGGSTKSRGRNSY, encoded by the coding sequence TTGCCCGAACCCCTGCTCATTGCCAAAATCGACGCCCAAGAACTGACCCTGCTACCCGGAATGGCCAACCGTCACGGTCTGGTGGCCGGAGCCACCGGGACCGGCAAGACTGTAACGCTGGAAGTCATGGCGCAGGCATTCAGCAGCATCGGCGTGCCCGTCTTCGCTGCCGATGTGAAGGGTGACCTCAGCGGCATCGCCATGCCCGGTGCATCATCCCCAAAGTTTGACGCGCGCGTGCAGAAGCTTGGGCTGGGCACGTGGGCCTTCGCAGGATGCCCGGTCACGTTCTGGGATGTCTTCGGTGAAGAAGGCCATCCGCTGCGCACCACCGTCAGCGAGATCGGCCCGCTGCTTTTCGCACGCATTCTTAACCTGAACGATACGCAGACCGCTGTCCTCACGCTGGTCTTCAAAATTGCCGACGATCAGGGCCTTCTGTTGCTGGACCTGAAAGACCTGAAGGCCATGCTGAACGCTGTGGGCGAAAACGCGAAGACGTACCAGACTGAATACGGCAATATTTCAGCGGCCTCCATTGGGGCCATTCAGCGCGGACTCGTCTCGTTGGAGCAGCAGGGAGGCGATAAGTTCCTGGGCGAACCCGCACTCAATATCGACGACCTGTTGCAGACCGTCGACGGCAAAGGCGTGGTGAACATTTTGGCGGCAGACAAATTGATGCAGTCGCCGCAACTCTACGCCACCTTCCTGTTATGGCTGCTGAGCGAGCTTTACGAACACCTGCCTGAAGTCGGAGACATGGATAAGCCGAAGCTGGTCTTCTTCTTCGATGAAGCGCACCTGCTGTTCAACGACCTTCCCGCGCAACTCTCACAGAAGATCGAACAGGTAGTACGACTGATTCGCAGCAAAGGCGTGGGCATTTATTTCGTTACGCAGAACCCGGCGGACATTCCTCCAGTGGTGCTGTCGCAGCTTGGCAATCGCGTACAACATGCACTGCGTGCGTTCACACCGCAGGAACAGAAGGCCGTGAAAACGGCCGCACAAACCTTCCGCGTGAACCCTGCACTCAATACAGAAGAGGCCATCAGCCAGCTTGGCGTGGGCGAAGCATTAGTTAGTTTTCTTGATGAACAGGGAACACCCACCATCGTCGAACGCGCATGGGTCATCCCGCCGCACGCACACATCGGCCCGGTAACACCCGACGAACGCAAATCCCTCATGCAAACGTCAGTAGTAGCTGGTGTGTACGAACAAGCCGTGGACCGCGAAAGCGCCTACGAACGCCTGACGCAACGCGCGAACACATCGTCCTCAGCAAACAACGCACCCGCAGCGGGCACACCATCGCCCATGCCACGCGACATGCCGGTGCCACAGGACGTGCCGCAACAACAGAGCGGCGGATGGCTCTCCAGCGTAACGGAAGTGCTGACACAGCGCGGACCAACCGGCCCTCGCGGTGGACGCGGCGCAGACTCTATCATCGAGACCGCCGCAAAATCCGCAGCACGCGCCATGGCGAGCCAGGCAGGAAGACAGATCGTGCGCGGCGTACTCGGCTCCATCATGGGCAGCATGATGGGCGGCTCCACCAAGTCACGCGGCAGAAACAGCTACTAG
- a CDS encoding RidA family protein has product MGREYFTQNPQYPFADAVLVDGRTLYLSGRIGLLPGTTQTPSTAEEEARLVLDDIQKVLALAGMKMDHLVQLQVFCSDVSLWETFNAVYRTYFTGPLPPRAFLGSGTLLFNARFELIGIAVKDN; this is encoded by the coding sequence ATGGGCCGCGAATACTTCACACAGAATCCCCAATACCCGTTTGCCGATGCCGTCCTGGTGGACGGCCGCACGCTGTATCTCTCGGGCCGCATCGGGCTTCTACCTGGCACCACGCAGACTCCGTCCACCGCCGAAGAAGAAGCGCGCCTGGTTCTGGACGACATACAAAAGGTGCTCGCCCTTGCTGGCATGAAGATGGATCATCTGGTTCAACTGCAGGTCTTCTGCAGCGATGTCAGCCTATGGGAGACATTCAACGCGGTGTATCGGACTTACTTCACAGGACCACTTCCGCCGCGCGCTTTTCTCGGTTCTGGCACACTGCTTTTCAACGCCCGTTTTGAACTGATCGGCATTGCTGTAAAAGATAACTAG
- a CDS encoding aminotransferase class V-fold PLP-dependent enzyme: protein MKNAGAALLTIRATSASAAISVTLSTVLPARDAFVTPQYGVYINNARIHPMSISSRAAVDAYLDSKGTMAVKQASTTSPISVVAKESFAKLINAKPDEIAYVNSTSTGENLVVSALGLMHPATGGPQPNIVTDALHFEGSLYLYTELQKRGVDVRIVKATTNDAGAWVVDNAEFEKAVDKNTRLIAVSLVSWINGFTHNPKWLADLAHSHGAKLFLDAVQGAGCMPIDVKASGVDFLASASYKWLMGDFGIGFLYARADVLPALQRPLMSFRQFGDMEYHALPGDKPGPYPATFDQLQNAAGYFEIGTYANPVIAALSVSLPWILQLGVPNIQQHAHTLNSILRAELPKLGYACITPEDAGASIIAFHVKNDATTEAKLKAAKVDISVYPGRMRIAPSVYNNEADIHTLLNALA from the coding sequence ATGAAGAATGCAGGCGCGGCATTGCTGACCATCCGCGCAACGTCTGCCAGTGCGGCCATCTCCGTGACGCTATCTACGGTTCTGCCAGCACGCGATGCCTTCGTCACACCGCAATACGGCGTGTACATCAACAACGCACGCATCCATCCCATGAGCATCAGTAGCCGTGCTGCGGTCGATGCCTATCTCGATAGCAAGGGCACCATGGCCGTAAAGCAGGCCAGCACTACCAGTCCCATCTCGGTTGTTGCAAAGGAAAGCTTTGCAAAGCTCATCAACGCCAAGCCGGATGAAATTGCCTACGTCAACAGCACCAGCACAGGCGAAAACCTTGTTGTCAGCGCGTTGGGTCTCATGCATCCCGCCACAGGTGGACCACAACCAAACATCGTCACAGACGCGCTTCACTTTGAAGGCTCGCTCTACCTCTACACCGAACTGCAAAAGCGAGGTGTGGACGTACGCATCGTGAAGGCAACAACAAATGATGCAGGGGCATGGGTCGTAGACAACGCCGAGTTCGAAAAAGCAGTCGACAAGAACACGCGACTCATCGCTGTCTCGCTGGTCTCATGGATCAATGGCTTCACACATAATCCAAAGTGGCTTGCCGATCTCGCCCACTCACACGGCGCAAAGCTGTTTCTTGACGCCGTACAAGGGGCAGGCTGCATGCCGATTGATGTGAAAGCAAGCGGCGTCGACTTCCTTGCCTCCGCCAGCTACAAATGGCTCATGGGCGACTTCGGCATCGGCTTCCTCTACGCCCGCGCCGATGTACTGCCCGCACTACAACGCCCGCTGATGAGCTTTCGCCAGTTCGGCGACATGGAATACCACGCACTGCCAGGCGACAAGCCCGGCCCCTACCCAGCCACCTTCGACCAGTTGCAGAACGCTGCAGGCTACTTCGAAATCGGCACCTATGCCAATCCAGTTATTGCCGCACTCAGCGTGTCACTGCCATGGATACTGCAACTCGGCGTGCCCAACATCCAGCAGCACGCCCACACATTGAACAGCATCCTGCGCGCGGAACTGCCGAAGCTGGGCTACGCCTGCATCACGCCGGAAGACGCGGGGGCCTCTATCATCGCTTTCCACGTAAAGAACGATGCCACTACCGAGGCAAAGTTAAAAGCCGCCAAGGTCGACATCTCGGTCTACCCCGGCCGCATGCGAATCGCTCCATCCGTCTACAACAACGAAGCAGACATCCACACGCTCCTCAATGCACTGGCATGA
- a CDS encoding radical SAM protein: MAKASKLAEKALTLAAQGAWVVFDKLNNISPNPSFTPKWSDKPLLKSYQKEKPPLGWPRTTDSLCPRCVPEIRQQIVDGKLPHEILLNEKVGEIKAQIIERDGQILMVKDCPIHGHFEDVMSIDPPMMKHLEDVFPGRDIRAHNDEKLHNHGTSTVTHGRGSVLTIDLTNRCNMMCDPCFMDANQVGFVHELTWDEIKTMLDNAIQIKPRRQMSVQFSGGEPTLSPYFLDAVAYARKVGYNSVQAATNGIEFAKSKEFAKAAAEAGLRYAYLQFDGIGNAANSHRKVGNSFDVKLQAIHNLHEAGVDIVPVTCIINGINNEQVGRIIEFALDNPKKINFLSFQPVSFTGRDEAVSDERRQAQRYTLSHLAHDIRNQTGLGESTRDWFPISFMSTFSDWADLVHGPEHEWGQLSCGCHPNCGIGMALMIDKETKEAVPVTAFLNAVQLAKDVARVNDAARGKFLSIVGVSLALLRNYDPTKSPTHFRIMDLLQKFDKCFGATGRNYGKVTGDRTMADIEKRRADRWNFLFIAGMWFQDLFNYDFRRTEQCIIPYATQEGEISFCAYNTGIGWRNIIEKMHMTSTLTKWYEEHGRHEIFAGGKKVAIEKQEKYDLVLNEAHVNSAANDTFDKSGIAKNAREEKIRARDAKLKQDAENARMAKLYRKEILKEQEQPGFVALGEIGGLGGIKPAAPAVEVVAEIKNDELVAGD, translated from the coding sequence CAAGGCATCGAAGCTCGCAGAAAAAGCCCTTACGCTGGCAGCGCAGGGAGCATGGGTAGTGTTTGACAAGCTGAATAACATCAGCCCGAACCCGTCGTTCACGCCGAAGTGGAGCGACAAGCCTCTGCTGAAGAGCTATCAGAAAGAAAAGCCGCCCCTCGGCTGGCCCCGTACGACCGATTCGCTCTGCCCCCGCTGCGTGCCGGAGATCCGTCAGCAGATTGTGGATGGCAAGCTGCCCCACGAAATCCTCCTCAACGAGAAGGTCGGCGAAATCAAGGCTCAGATCATCGAGCGCGATGGCCAGATCCTGATGGTGAAGGATTGCCCGATCCACGGCCACTTCGAAGACGTGATGTCCATCGATCCGCCGATGATGAAGCACCTGGAAGACGTTTTCCCGGGCCGCGATATCCGCGCCCACAACGATGAGAAGCTGCACAACCACGGCACCAGCACCGTGACGCACGGACGTGGTTCGGTTCTGACGATCGATCTGACCAACCGTTGCAACATGATGTGCGACCCCTGCTTCATGGACGCGAACCAGGTTGGCTTCGTTCACGAACTGACGTGGGACGAGATCAAGACCATGCTGGACAACGCAATCCAGATCAAGCCGCGTCGCCAGATGTCGGTACAGTTCTCGGGCGGCGAGCCGACCCTGAGCCCGTACTTCCTGGACGCTGTCGCTTATGCCCGTAAGGTTGGTTACAACTCGGTGCAGGCTGCTACCAACGGTATTGAGTTTGCGAAGTCGAAGGAATTTGCGAAGGCCGCGGCGGAAGCCGGTCTGCGCTACGCATACCTCCAGTTCGACGGTATCGGCAACGCTGCCAACAGCCACCGTAAGGTTGGCAACTCGTTCGATGTGAAGCTGCAGGCGATCCACAATCTGCATGAGGCAGGCGTGGACATCGTTCCCGTCACCTGCATCATCAACGGCATCAACAACGAGCAGGTTGGCCGCATCATCGAGTTCGCTCTCGACAACCCGAAGAAGATCAACTTCCTCTCGTTCCAGCCGGTTTCATTTACCGGTCGTGACGAAGCAGTTTCGGACGAGCGCCGTCAGGCACAGCGTTACACGCTGTCGCACCTCGCACACGACATCCGCAACCAGACGGGCCTGGGCGAGTCCACCCGCGATTGGTTCCCCATCTCGTTCATGTCCACCTTCTCTGACTGGGCCGATCTGGTTCACGGACCGGAGCATGAGTGGGGCCAGCTCTCCTGCGGTTGCCACCCGAACTGCGGTATCGGTATGGCGCTGATGATCGATAAGGAAACGAAGGAAGCTGTGCCGGTAACGGCGTTCCTGAACGCTGTACAGCTTGCGAAGGACGTGGCTCGCGTCAACGATGCGGCACGTGGCAAGTTCCTGTCCATCGTCGGTGTGTCGCTTGCCCTGCTGCGCAACTACGACCCGACCAAGTCACCCACGCACTTCCGCATCATGGATTTGCTGCAGAAGTTCGACAAGTGCTTCGGCGCTACCGGCCGCAATTACGGCAAGGTAACTGGCGACCGCACCATGGCCGACATTGAGAAGCGCCGCGCTGACCGCTGGAACTTCCTCTTCATCGCCGGCATGTGGTTCCAGGATCTGTTCAACTACGACTTCCGCCGCACCGAGCAGTGCATCATCCCGTACGCAACGCAGGAAGGCGAAATCAGCTTCTGCGCGTACAACACGGGTATCGGCTGGCGCAACATCATCGAGAAGATGCACATGACGTCGACCCTCACCAAGTGGTACGAGGAGCACGGCCGTCACGAAATCTTCGCAGGTGGTAAGAAGGTTGCGATCGAGAAGCAGGAGAAGTATGACCTGGTTCTGAACGAAGCGCACGTAAACTCCGCTGCGAACGATACCTTCGACAAGAGCGGTATCGCCAAGAACGCACGCGAAGAGAAGATCCGTGCACGTGACGCGAAGCTGAAGCAGGATGCAGAGAACGCCCGTATGGCGAAGCTCTACCGCAAGGAAATCCTGAAGGAGCAGGAACAGCCCGGATTCGTCGCTCTCGGCGAAATCGGTGGCCTGGGTGGCATCAAGCCCGCAGCTCCGGCAGTAGAAGTTGTTGCTGAGATCAAGAACGACGAACTGGTTGCAGGCGACTAA